In Cicer arietinum cultivar CDC Frontier isolate Library 1 chromosome 1, Cicar.CDCFrontier_v2.0, whole genome shotgun sequence, one DNA window encodes the following:
- the LOC101507948 gene encoding cation/H(+) antiporter 15-like: MENTTMLAPSNISDRSIICYTPTMTTTSGVWQGDSPLDYSIPLFILQSTLVVLATRFFVFILKPFHQPRVIAEIMGGLLLGPSVLGRDERFANMVFPLKSAMVIETMANIGLIYFLFLVGLEMDMSIVKRTGRKAVSIAVAGMILPFVIAIGISHFMDYKDKGANDVSYVLYLGIVLSVTAFPVLARMLAELKLINTELGKLALSSSLINDVCAWVLLALAIALSEQNSSTLASVWVVLSNIFFVSFCFLVVRPAVTWLIKKTPEGKPFSEFQICIVLVGVLVSAFITDVIGTHSIFGAFVYGLVIPNGPLGAAIIEKLEDFVSGLLLPLFYAISGLKTNINLIHGTRSWSFIFTIVPLTCFGKILGTLITSILFDIPTRDGIVLGLLMNTKGLIEMIVLNIGREQKVLGDEIFSIMVIVTVIMTAIISPIVTLIYKPRKRLVPYKKRTVQSSRVDAELRVLVCIHAPRNVPTIINLLEATHPSKRSPICAYVLHLVELTGRASAMLVVHASRQSGGPALNKTQAQTEHIITAFQNFEEHVGYVAVQPLTAVSPYSTMHEDICNLAEEKRVATIIIPFHKQQTVDGDMKETNPALRMVNHNLLQSSPCSVGILVDRGLNGSNRLTANQASHQVAVIFFGGADDREALSYGWRMSRHPRVHLTVMHFIPGKDVTQLKTNDFNQLDDQRNIITNRIDEECINELKMIAANDDKINYIEKVVSNGEETVAAIRGTNNANDLFIVGRGQGNSSTLTEGLTDWSECPELGPIGDLLASSDFETTASVLVMHQYVAQGPEGEDIFVSDRPWQTSENFNTLRQQHRGRYAADNNDFKF, encoded by the exons ATGGAAAACACAACAATGTTAGCACCATCAAATATTTCAGATAGATCAATAATTTGTTATACGCCAACCATGACAACAACAAGTGGTGTATGGCAAGGTGATAGCCCTTTAGATTATTCAATTCCTCTCTTCATTTTGCAATCAACCTTAGTTGTTCTCGCCACACGTTTCTTTGTTTTCATTCTCAAACCCTTTCATCAACCTCGTGTCATTGCTGAAATTATG GGTGGATTGCTGTTGGGGCCATCGGTACTTGGTAGAGATGAAAGGTTTGCAAATATGGTATTTCCTTTAAAAAGTGCAATGGTGATAGAAACAATGGCAAACATAGGTCTGATATACTTCCTATTCTTAGTTGGTTTAGAGATGGACATGTCTATTGTGAAACGCACTGGGCGAAAGGCGGTTTCTATTGCCGTTGCTGGTATGATATTGCCCTTTGTTATTGCTATTGGCATCTCTCATTTTATGGATTACAAAGACAAAGGTGCAAATGATGTTAGCTATGTCCTTTATCTTGGTATTGTTCTATCTGTCACTGCCTTTCCAGTGCTTGCTCGAATGCTTGCCGAGCTCAAACTTATTAACACAGAGCTAGGCAAGCTTGCACTTTCATCTTCCCTCATCAATGATGTGTGTGCATGGGTTTTGTTAGCTCTAGCTATTGCTTTATCAGAGCAAAATTCAAGTACTTTGGCTTCTGTTTGGGTTGTACTATCCAATATTTTCTTTGTTAGTTTCTGCTTTCTTGTTGTTAGGCCAGCAGTGACATGGTTGATCAAGAAAACTCCAGAAGGAAAACCCTTCAGTGAGTTCCAAATATGCATTGTACTTGTTGGTGTTTTGGTCTCAGCTTTCATTACAGATGTTATTGGAACACATTCTATTTTTGGAGCTTTTGTTTATGGCTTAGTGATTCCAAATGGCCCACTTGGAGCTGCTATAATAGAAAAGCTAGAAGACTTTGTTTCAGGGCTTTTACTCCCTCTTTTTTATGCTATTAGTGGTCTTAAGACTAATATTAACTTAATCCATGGAACTCGTTCATGGTCGTTTATATTCACAATCGTTCCTCTCACTTGTTTTGGAAAGATCTTAGGGACTCTCATTACCTCAATCCTTTTCGACATACCAACCCGTGATGGCATTGTTCTTGGTTTACTTATGAACACCAAAGGTCTTATTGAAATGATTGTGCTCAATATTGGGAGAGAACAAAAG GTGTTGGGTGatgaaatattttcaattatggTTATTGTAACAGTTATAATGACAGCAATAATTTCACCTATTGTGACATTAATCTATAAGCCAAGGAAAAGACTCGTACCTTACAAAAAGAGAACAGTGCAAAGCTCAAGAGTTGATGCAGAGTTAAGGGTGCTAGTGTGCATTCATGCTCCTAGAAATGTTCCTACAATAATCAATCTTCTAGAAGCAACACACCCAAGCAAAAGGTCTCCCATATGTGCCTATGTGCTCCACTTAGTTGAACTCACAGGTAGAGCTTCAGCCATGCTTGTTGTCCATGCCAGTAGACAATCAGGAGGACCAGCACTCAACAAAACACAAGCGCAAACAGAACACATCATCACCGCATTTCAGAACTTCGAGGAACATGTCGGTTATGTTGCGGTCCAACCTTTGACTGCTGTTTCACCTTACTCAACCATGCATGAAGACATATGCAATTTGGCTGAGGAAAAAAGGGTAGCAACAATCATCATTCCTTTTCATAAACAACAAACCGTCGATGGTGACATGAAGGAAACAAACCCGGCATTGAGAATGGTGAATCACAACTTATTACAAAGCTCTCCTTGCTCGGTTGGGATACTTGTCGATAGAGGCCTTAACGGATCAAACCGGTTAACTGCTAATCAAGCATCTCATCAGGTTGCTGTAATATTCTTCGGTGGAGCAGATGATAGGGAAGCGTTATCCTATGGATGGAGAATGTCAAGACATCCAAGAGTTCATCTCACTGTTATGCATTTCATTCCAGGAAAGGATGTAACTCAATTGAAGACCAATGATTTCAATCAGCTAGATGatcaaagaaatataattacaaacAGAATAGATGAGGAGTGTATAAATGAGCTGAAGATGATAGCTGCAAATGATGACAAAATTAATTACATAGAAAAGGTTGTGAGTAATGGAGAGGAAACAGTGGCTGCAATAAGAGGAACAAACAATGCCAATGACCTCTTCATAGTTGGGAGAGGTCAGGGAAATTCTTCAACATTAACAGAAGGGTTGACAGATTGGAGTGAGTGTCCTGAGTTAGGACCCATTGGAGATTTGTTAGCTTCTTCAGACTTTGAAACAACAGCTTCAGTGCTTGTAATGCACCAATATGTTGCACAAGGTCCAGAAGGAGAGGACATTTTTGTATCTGATAGACCTTGGCAAACAAGTGAAAACTTTAATACCTTAAGACAACAACATAGGGGAAGATATGCAGCAGacaataatgattttaaattttaa
- the LOC101494303 gene encoding equilibrative nucleotide transporter 3-like gives MTNNFDQNGAPRMLKGKFQAEVACFILGLGSLVAWNSMLTIGDYYYKLFPRYHPSRVLTIFYLPFSIGTLMILTHNESRINTRMRVITGYFIFFVCTLLVLVLDLATSGKGGIGHYVGLCALSASFGVADALVQGGMVGDMSRMCPEFIQSFLAGSAASGLLASGLRFLTKIAFEKSDNGLRKGALLFFATSTFFEFLCIILYAIYFPKLSIVKYYRSKAASEGSKTVSADLAAVGIQNEINQQVGLDAKQHEHLNNKELFHQNIDYAADLFLIYVLTLFIVPGFLYENTGSHHLGKWYTLVLIAVYNVSDLTSRYIPMIKFMKLESRKWLLTAIISRFLLIPAFYFTAKYGDQGWMIVLVSFLGLTNGYLTVCVFIVAPKGYKGPEQNALGNLLVLFVECGILAGGALDWLWLIGKSQGF, from the exons ATGACTAATAATTTTGATCAAAATGGAGCACCAAGAATGTTGAAG GGAAAATTCCAAGCTGAAGTAGCTTGTTTTATTCTTGGACTGGGGTCCCTTGTTGCATGGAATAGTATGTTGACAATTGGAGACTACTATTACAAACTGTTTCCT AGATACCATCCTTCGCGAGTACTCACCATCTTTTATCTACCTTTTTCAATCGGGACTCTGATGATACTGACACACAACGAGTCGAGGATCAACACTAGGATGCGAGTCATAACCGGATACTTTATTTTCTTCGTTTGCACTTTGTTAGTTCTTGTT TTAGATCTAGCAACATCAGGTAAAGGAGGAATTGGACATTATGTTGGTTTGTGTGCTCTTTCTGCTAGTTTTGGAGTTGCAGATGCTCTTGTCCAAGGTGGTATGGTTGGAGACATGTCTCGTATGTGTCCTGAGTTCATTCAG TCCTTCCTAGCTGGTTCAGCTGCCTCAGGACTTCTAGCCTCTGGTTTgagatttctcaccaaaatagCTTTTGAGAAATCTGATAATGGGCTTCGAAAAGGGGCTT TGCTATTCTTTGCAACCTCTACCTTCTTTGAGTTTTTGTGCATTATTCTCTATGCAATCTACTTCCCTAAGTTGTCCATTGTAAAGTATTATCGTTCAAAGGCAGCCTCAGAAGGATCAAAAACCGTTTCAGCTGATTTAGCAGCTGTTGGGATTCAAAATGAGATAAACCAACAA GTTGGATTGGATGCTAAACAACACGAACATCTAAACAATAAGGAACTATTTCATCAGAACATTGATTATGCAGCTGATTTATTTCTGATATATGTGTTAACTCTGTTTATTGTACCTGGATtcttgtatgaaaatactgGATCACACCATCTAGGAAAATG GTACACGCTGGTTTTGATTGCAGTGTACAATGTCTCAGATCTAACATCAAGATATATTCCTATGATCAAATTCATGAAGTTGGAGTCTAGAAAGTGGTTACTCACTGCAATTATTTCTAGATTCCTATTGATCCCAGCATTTTACTTCACAGCAAAATATGGTGACCAAGGATGGATGATTGTGCTTGTTTCTTTCTTAGGACTAACCAATGGCTATCTCACTGTATGTGTGTTCATAGTTGCACCCAAAGGTTACAag GGTCCTGAACAAAATGCACTAGGCAATTTGCTTGTGCTATTTGTTGAGTGTGGCATATTAGCAGGGGGTGCTCTTGATTGGTTGTGGCTCATAGGAAAATCACAAGGATTCtga